The following are encoded together in the Rhizoctonia solani chromosome 10, complete sequence genome:
- a CDS encoding Retrotransposable element Tf2 protein, producing MEPEPSPSALLEAITALTATVGSLQDQIQAQSQQIAELRAICKETADLLGDKDQGATQAKPGPLTGPVTPPTHSGGEAHTPGTVRPGLKAPFRPSRGTGFDSEEDEEPRHPKKEPQGTPRRHLGSLTPFNAGSSVKRPKMDLPDPYKGDTRGRKATQWLDRMMLWVALHRDQFDEEEQMVVWILYHMTDKAADWALPIIGSIIKGKGNPPTTIQALTAKFKEAFADPDAKRAAARKIAVLSQSTTTSEYVTEFRNLMAELDWNEEAYIAQFTRGLHWKVKELLSTKDSIPDELEAIFAAAIKIDNIRRENEENRPKKAPVKSLATVATSTTTTRVRLSEDPNYVTPEEQDRRRAAGLCVKCGQKGHGIKQCPNGWKATIKEVAKPPTPKKDIVDTCVEFVSVGLDSNKKPLLFIDLHIQNSQAEPVKTLIDSGATSNFISPALVEKLKIPKTLLENPRVVRMLDGTISQTGRIWHQVQLAVSANGHIHSIPFLVCPIGNTLAILGMTWLTAESPLIDWQQGLITFPEQVQIASEEEADLDPLADLPTQYHKFARVFGEEEFKVLPPHREYNISIDLTPDAKLTPGPIYGMTDAESKALKQHIEEELATGKIRPSTSSAGAPVMFVKKADGSLRLVVDYQKLNEVTHKNVYPLPRQDDLMAKLRHAKIFTKLDLRWGYNNVRIKEGDEWKTAFRTKYGLFEYLVMPFGLTNAPAAFQHFMNDLFRDLIDITVVIYLDDILIFSEDPKDHPNHVREVLSRLMRNQLFCKLSKCHFHVTTVDYLGIVISPAGFSMDQKKIKAVTSWPVPKTVKQVQAFLGFVNYLRRFIPNFSLVARPLHNLTKKETPWSWGNPEEEAFQELKRLVTWSPVLIHSNPSLPYYLETDASGVAMGAILSQRGEDNRLHLVAYMSKSFSGAEANYNTHDKELLAIIKALEEWRIFLEATDKPIQVFTDHRNLEYWMQARTFNRRHARWRIFLSNFNFEIHYQPGKQLGKPDALSRRADYVDNPSEPEVMLPAEVFANTSEEELEIVTEIRTKLREDPSLEPIIQFLTEDADNAPPSIRKAYRDYDWEEDLLWYRGKLVVPDSEPLKERLLKEFHDSPLAGHPGQQRTLELINRSYWWPGMKSSAKEWVECCPICQANRRAHAPTIALKPLEVPPFPFHTISYNFITGFPKSNGHNAILVVIDSFSKFGHFIPTTKKVTAKGLADLFISHVWKLHGLPVKTISDRGTTFTGKFLRALYQCLGVKPAFSSAYHPELDGQTERVNQFIEFYLRSYVAANHSDWATWLPLAEYAYNNAKHSATGRTPFELVYGRNPVMNPSNVPANVPEADQVADTLAREWQEAESALRMTKERMTGTKGVVPRYSVGEKVWLDRKNVELRTNSNKLDPRRLGPFEVTEKISSHAYRLKLPETLKIHDVFYVGLLSKVHESPSQPFPERPPPETIEGEEEFEVEQIIDSKRQRGKWFYLIKWKGYGPEDNSWEPEELLEHSQEEINRFNKSRLKKACDSAKSL from the exons atggaaccagaaccGTCCCCTTcggctctcctcgaggctatcacagccctcacagccactgtcgggtccctacaggaccaaatccaagCCCAGAGCCAACAAATTGCGGAGCtcagggccatatgcaaggagaccgcagACCTCCTCGGGGACAAAGACCAAGGAGcaacccaagccaagcctggcccattgactgggcctgtcactcctcccacccactcgggaggagaagcccacactccaggcacggttaggcctgggctcaaggccccgttcCGGCcctcaagaggaacgggatTTGATTCTGAAGAGGACGAAGAACCAAGACACCcaaaaaaggagcctcagggaacgcctagaaggcacctcgggtccctcacccccttcaatgctgggtccagcgtaaaacggcccaagatggatctTCCCGACCCCTATAAGGGTGATACCAGGGGTCGAAAGGCCACTCAGTGGCTAGATCGAATGATGCTATGGGTAGCTCTCCATCGCGATCAATttgacgaggaagagcagatggtcgtgtggattttgtaccacatgacagacaaggccgcagactgggccctccccatcattgggagcatcatcaagggcaagggtaacccccctaccaccatccaggctctaacagccaaattcaaggaggcctttgCCGACCCCGACGCCAAACGGGCAGccgccagaaaaattgcggTTCTCTCCCAATCCACCACTACCTCCGAGTATGTCACagagttccgcaacctcatggcggagctagactggaacgaggaggcctacattgcgcagttcacgcggggcctccactggaaggtcaaggaactgctatCTACCAAAGATAGCATCCCTGACGAGCTTGAAGCCATCTTTGCGGCGGCaattaaaattgacaatatccgccgcgaaaatgaggagaatcGCCCTAAAAAGGCACCAGTCAAGTCCttggccaccgtggccacctccacaaccaccaccagggtccgcctatccgaGGACCCTAATTAtgtcaccccggaggaacaagaccgccgccgcgcagcAGGGCTATGCGTTAAATGCGGACAAAAGGGACATGGAATCAAACAGTGtcccaacggctggaaagctACAATCAAAGAGGTTGCCAAG cccccgactccAAAAAAggacattgtagatacttgCGTAGAATTTGTTTCTGTCGGACTCGATTCTAATAAAAAACCGCTGTTATTCATTGATCTACACATCCAAAACTCCCAGGCAGAACCCGTCAAAACCCTTATAGACTCCGGCGCTACCTCCAATTTTATATCCCCCGCTCTTGTAGAaaagctcaaaatcccaaaaaccctactcgaaaacccacgagtagtgagaatgttagatggtacaatatctcagactggtcgcatatggcaccaggttcaactcgcggtctcggccaatggccatatcCACTCCATCCCTTTCCtcgtttgccccattggcaacaccttGGCTAtactaggcatgacatggctcactgcAGAATCCCCGCTCAtagactggcaacagggtcTAATCACGTTCCCAGAGCAAGTTCAGATtgcctcagaagaagaagcagacctggACCCTCTAGCAGACCTCCCCACTCAATATCACAAATTTGCTAGAGTATTTGGCGAAGAGgagtttaaggtcctccctccacatagggagtacaaCATCTCAAttgacctcactcctgatgCCAAACTCACGCCAGGCCCAATCTACGGCATGACCGATGCGGAATCTAAGGCACTAAAGCAACATATTGAGGAAGAACTAGCCACAGGCAAGATTCGCCCCAGTACTTcatcagcaggcgccccggtaatgtttgtaaagaaggcagatggctcCCTACGACTGGTTGTGGACTACCAAAAGTTAAATGAGGTTACCCacaaaaacgtctacccgctaccaaggcaagatgacctcatggctaaacttAGGCacgccaagatcttcacaaaACTAGATCTACGATGGGGatacaataacgtccggatcaaggaaggagatgagtggaagacggccttcagaactaagtacgggctatttgaatacctagtaatgccctttgggcttaccaatgccccggccgctttccagcacttcatgaacgatcTGTTCAGAGACCTCATTGACATCACCGTGGTTATCTATTTGGACgatatcctgatcttctcagaggaccccaaggaccacccaaaccatgtcagggaagtcctatcacgACTAATGAGGAAtcagctattctgtaaactctccaagtgccacttccatgtcaccacgGTAGATTATTTGggtattgtcatctccccggcaggtttttccatggatcagaagaagatcaaggcggtcacgtcatggccagtccccaaaacagtcaaacaggttcaGGCTTTCCTAGGATTCGTCAACTATCTTAGACggttcattcccaatttcagcttggttgcacgccccctccacaacctcaccaaaaaggaaaccccctggtcatggggtaacccagaagaggaagcattccaggagTTGAAACGCCTAGTTACTTGGTCACCAGTGCTTATCCATTCCAATCCTAGTCTCCCCTactaccttgaaacagatgcgtcaggggtagccatgggagcaatccttAGTCAAAGAGGGGAGGATAACCGTTTACACCTAGTAGCCTATATGTCGAAATCcttctctggtgctgaggccaattacaacacccatgacaaggaactcctagctATCATCAAAGCCCTAGAGGAGtggcgtatcttcttagaagcaacggacaaacccaTACAGGTGTTCACGGATCATCGAAATttggagtattggatgcaggccagAACCTTCAATCGCAGGCATGCccgatggcgcatattcttgagcaacttcaacttcGAGATCCACTACcaaccagggaaacagttggGTAAACCAGATGCATTGTCCAGGCGAGCAGACTATGTCGACAACCCCTctgaaccagaagtcatgctccccgcagaagtctttgccaacacgtcagaagaagaactggaaattgtcacggaaatccGCACCAAGCTTAGGGAAGACCCATCCCTTGAgcccatcatccaattcctcacagaagatgcggacaaCGCTCCTCCTTCCATTCGTAAGGCATACAgagattatgactgggaagaggaccttcTATGGTACCGAGGGAAACTAgtagtcccagactcagagccCCTGAAAGAACGACTGCTCAAGGAATTCCACGATTCCCCACTGGCAGgccacccaggacaacaaagGACACTGGAATTAATCAACAGGTCTTACTGGTGGCCCGGTATGAAGTCTTCAGCTAAGGAGTGGGTCGAATGCTGCccaatatgccaagccaatcgaCGGGCTCACGCACCAACCATTGCCCTCAAACCTTTAGAAGTACCCCCGTTCCCTTTTCATACCATCTCATACAATTTCATCACGGGCTTCCCTAAGTCAAACGGGCACAATGCAATATTAgtagtcattgactccttctcgaagtttggacacttcatcccaaccacaaagaaggtcacagccaagggccttGCCGACTTGTTCATTAGTCATGTCTGGAAACTACACGGATTACCGGTCAAAACCATCTCGGACCGGGGAACaacgttcacagggaaattcctaagagCTCTGTACCAATGtcttggagtcaaaccagccttctcctcagcctaccacccagaattggacggccaaacagaaagggtgaatcagttcatagaattctacctcagatcatatGTTGCTGCCAACCACTCGGACTGGGCTACCTGGTTACCGCTAGCAGAATACGCCTACAATAACGCAAAGCACTCCGCCACCGGAAGAACCccttttgaattggtttatGGGAGAAACCCCGTCATGAATCCATCTAACGTTCCtgccaacgtcccagaagccgaTCAGGTGGCCGACACACTAGCCAGAGAATGGCAAGAGGCGGAATCAGCACTCAGAATGACCAAGGAACGTATGACAGGCACAAAAGGAGTGGTACCAAGATATTCTGTGGgcgaaaaagtctggctggacagaaaaaacgtggaacttaggacaaactccaacaaactggatCCAAGACGTCTAGGACCGTTCGAAGTCAccgaaaaaatctccagtcacgcgtaccgcctcaagctaccggaaactctgaaaatTCATGACGTGTTCTACGTAGGATTGTTATCTAAGGTACACGaatccccaagccaaccattcccggaacgacctccccctgaaacaatagagggagaagaggaatttgaggtagaacagatcattgactcaaagaggcaacggggaaaatggttttacctaatcaagtggaaaggatatggaccTGAggacaactcatgggaaccagaggagctACTTGAGCATAGTCAGGAGGAGATCAaccgcttcaacaagtcacgactgaaaaaggcttgtgactccgccaagagcctttaa